Proteins from a genomic interval of Flavobacteriales bacterium:
- a CDS encoding T9SS type A sorting domain-containing protein: MKKILLSSALMIGASSIYAQTQITITLDTKSMFNVDCNLLGDGIGGPAPVNKVYMHSGACSENRGSNQSQTAQEYCADQIVPYASDVWQHVVGNWGANPQDDGVGQMVDEGNGVYSKTFIMEDFYSDPTLVSTEQNATGTTVSAPFDPINTIYLLGLVFRNEDGTASGRDQQGCQDIFVINVDKANPTVINSTDNSICESVTFSKSSVGIKDNDLAYDLFVGPNPMATEGFVRISLKENVANARFELVNSVGQLVHSESTNLTAGKNILPFGVSELSNGIYFATIRSNSGLLMQHKVVVSH, encoded by the coding sequence ATGAAGAAAATATTACTATCATCCGCTCTAATGATTGGAGCGTCAAGTATTTATGCGCAAACACAAATTACCATTACGCTTGACACCAAAAGCATGTTTAACGTGGATTGCAACCTGCTTGGCGATGGAATTGGTGGTCCGGCTCCCGTGAATAAGGTTTACATGCACTCTGGTGCATGTTCAGAAAATAGAGGCTCCAATCAGAGCCAAACAGCTCAAGAATACTGTGCGGATCAAATTGTTCCATACGCATCAGATGTATGGCAACACGTGGTTGGAAATTGGGGTGCAAATCCGCAAGACGATGGCGTTGGGCAAATGGTGGATGAAGGAAATGGTGTTTACAGCAAGACCTTCATCATGGAAGACTTTTACAGCGATCCTACCTTGGTGAGTACAGAGCAAAATGCCACAGGAACTACTGTTTCAGCTCCATTTGACCCGATCAATACAATATATCTGTTGGGTCTGGTTTTCAGAAATGAAGATGGAACTGCTTCTGGTCGCGATCAGCAAGGATGCCAAGACATATTTGTGATAAATGTTGATAAGGCAAATCCAACCGTCATTAATTCTACGGACAACTCAATTTGCGAATCGGTAACCTTCTCAAAATCATCTGTTGGAATCAAAGACAACGATCTTGCATATGATCTTTTTGTTGGCCCGAATCCTATGGCAACTGAAGGTTTCGTCCGTATCAGTTTGAAAGAAAACGTGGCCAATGCCCGATTTGAATTGGTAAACAGCGTTGGACAATTGGTTCATTCAGAAAGCACCAATCTCACCGCTGGAAAGAACATCCTTCCTTTTGGCGTATCTGAACTTAGCAACGGTATTTATTTTGCCACGATCAGAAGCAATTCTGGTCTTTTAATGCAACATAAAGTTGTAGTAAGTCATTAA
- a CDS encoding T9SS type A sorting domain-containing protein, translated as MRIISFCLCAVFVATASVAQVVTTDIPYITVSDSITITFNSNQGNGSLSGVSPVYMHTGLITASSEYEGNWRSQVGLWGEANPELVMTNAGGGVHTKGINIEDFYNTGTWAGVRALAMVFRNADGSVVGQNANGSDIYIPVFESATELDAMIMNPIVPGKVVEQNAPLTMDVRSNNPLSLINLYQNGALIGQNLGDMATASVNTSAPGKYYLSYSVEAGGETITDSTYFIVAEPPTVQDPPQGIEPGITIINSTTVTFCLWAPFKQFVYFIGDETNWEIDPAYQLKRSVDGERYWITLNNVTPQTEYRFQYFVDGMFKVADPYSYKVLEEYSDAGINPNIYPNLIPYPNDLTSGDVSVYQTDMPTYDWQTTGYQRPAKEDLVIYELLIRDFSFRKSFTSVIDSLNYLKGLGINAIQLMPVIEFEGNDSWGYNPIFFTAVDKKYGPADKLKELIDACHDHGIAVILDIVPNHAFGRNPYVEMYWDAGLQRPAWNSPYFNAVATHPFSVGYDFNHESQYVRQMFHRIFRYWIEEFKIDGYRVDLSKGLTQTNSGNDIGAWTNYDQSRVNIILDYANTIWSYSPDFHMILEHLGDNGEETVLANNNIMLWSKAQEQFKQATMGYQSNSDWGWQMSYQTKGWNLPRAVGYMESHDEDRLMFENVTYGNGSNPDYNCADTTTALYRMQAAAAMFTLVPGPKMIWQFGELGYDISIFWPSGLDLSRTAAKPIRWNYFWEEARQKLYRAWGAINTLKHMQPVYSVTTYGLDLGGTGKRMWLSHPDMNTSVTANFDVNGFDMTPDFQHTGTWYNYMTGEPLEVNATNMTLYYEPGQYYIYTDQPLPVPNLDFVEEDQPDGIAENDPLQTRIYPNPTTGTTYIEYALKNDVARSIEIRDITGRLVRNIPIGSSTVGLNRVSWNGTNDQGQAVSNGQYIVTITTNKYRFSKILMMAR; from the coding sequence ATGAGAATCATTTCGTTCTGTTTATGTGCTGTTTTTGTAGCAACTGCATCCGTTGCTCAAGTGGTGACGACCGATATCCCGTATATCACGGTTTCGGACTCCATCACCATCACCTTCAATAGCAATCAAGGAAATGGTTCTCTTTCTGGAGTTAGCCCTGTTTACATGCACACTGGGCTTATTACTGCTTCGAGTGAATATGAAGGAAATTGGCGAAGTCAAGTAGGACTTTGGGGCGAAGCAAATCCAGAACTGGTAATGACCAATGCTGGAGGTGGTGTACATACCAAGGGCATCAATATTGAGGATTTTTACAATACGGGTACTTGGGCAGGAGTTCGGGCCTTGGCCATGGTATTCAGAAACGCGGATGGTTCTGTAGTTGGGCAAAATGCCAATGGATCCGATATCTACATTCCTGTGTTCGAATCGGCTACTGAATTGGATGCGATGATCATGAATCCGATTGTTCCAGGAAAAGTGGTAGAGCAGAATGCGCCTCTGACGATGGATGTGCGCAGCAATAATCCACTCAGCCTCATCAATCTATATCAGAATGGTGCATTGATCGGGCAGAATTTGGGTGACATGGCTACTGCGAGTGTAAACACTTCAGCGCCTGGTAAGTATTACCTCAGCTATTCGGTAGAAGCCGGTGGAGAAACCATTACAGATAGCACATATTTCATTGTTGCTGAACCACCAACGGTGCAAGATCCGCCACAAGGAATAGAACCGGGAATTACCATCATAAATAGCACAACCGTAACGTTCTGTCTTTGGGCCCCTTTTAAGCAATTCGTGTATTTCATTGGCGATGAAACAAATTGGGAAATTGACCCAGCATATCAATTGAAACGATCTGTTGATGGCGAACGCTATTGGATCACCTTGAATAACGTAACGCCACAGACGGAATATCGCTTTCAGTATTTTGTGGATGGGATGTTCAAAGTGGCTGATCCGTATTCTTACAAAGTTTTGGAGGAATACAGTGACGCGGGCATTAACCCGAACATCTATCCCAATCTGATTCCTTATCCAAATGATCTTACAAGTGGAGATGTGTCAGTCTACCAAACCGACATGCCAACTTATGATTGGCAAACCACAGGTTATCAGCGACCAGCGAAGGAAGACCTCGTTATTTACGAGTTGCTAATCCGCGATTTCTCATTCAGGAAAAGCTTCACATCAGTAATTGATTCGCTTAACTATCTGAAGGGTCTTGGTATCAACGCTATTCAATTAATGCCTGTGATTGAGTTCGAAGGAAACGATTCGTGGGGATACAATCCGATTTTCTTCACTGCTGTGGATAAGAAATATGGTCCTGCGGATAAACTGAAGGAATTGATTGACGCCTGTCATGATCATGGCATTGCCGTAATACTTGATATTGTGCCTAACCACGCATTTGGAAGAAATCCATACGTTGAAATGTATTGGGACGCAGGACTTCAACGACCGGCTTGGAACAGTCCATATTTCAATGCGGTTGCTACACATCCATTCAGTGTAGGATACGATTTCAATCACGAAAGCCAGTACGTGCGTCAGATGTTCCATCGCATTTTCAGGTATTGGATAGAGGAATTTAAGATAGACGGTTACCGTGTTGACCTTTCTAAAGGACTGACGCAAACAAATAGCGGGAACGACATCGGTGCTTGGACCAACTACGATCAAAGCCGTGTGAACATCATTCTCGATTACGCGAATACTATTTGGTCCTATTCTCCAGATTTCCACATGATCTTGGAGCATTTGGGCGATAATGGCGAGGAAACCGTTCTAGCCAACAACAATATCATGTTGTGGAGCAAAGCGCAGGAACAGTTCAAACAAGCTACTATGGGCTATCAATCCAATTCGGATTGGGGATGGCAAATGAGCTATCAGACTAAAGGTTGGAATCTACCTAGGGCAGTTGGTTACATGGAAAGCCACGATGAAGATCGCTTGATGTTTGAGAACGTGACCTACGGAAACGGCTCCAATCCTGATTACAACTGCGCAGACACAACAACTGCTTTATACCGTATGCAAGCTGCGGCCGCCATGTTCACTTTGGTGCCAGGACCAAAAATGATCTGGCAATTTGGCGAGCTGGGTTACGATATATCTATTTTTTGGCCTTCAGGTCTTGATCTTTCCCGAACGGCAGCGAAGCCTATCCGTTGGAACTATTTCTGGGAAGAAGCCAGACAGAAGCTCTATCGTGCTTGGGGTGCCATCAATACCTTGAAGCATATGCAACCCGTCTATTCGGTCACAACTTATGGCTTAGACCTTGGCGGGACAGGCAAAAGAATGTGGCTCTCTCATCCAGACATGAACACCAGTGTTACTGCTAATTTTGATGTGAATGGTTTTGATATGACGCCCGATTTCCAGCACACTGGAACGTGGTACAATTACATGACAGGCGAACCGCTTGAAGTGAATGCGACCAACATGACGCTTTATTACGAACCAGGTCAATATTACATCTACACCGATCAGCCTTTGCCTGTTCCAAATCTCGATTTTGTTGAGGAAGATCAACCGGATGGAATTGCGGAGAATGATCCGTTGCAAACGCGCATCTACCCGAATCCTACGACTGGAACCACGTACATTGAATATGCTTTGAAAAATGATGTAGCGCGTTCCATTGAAATACGCGACATCACCGGAAGACTTGTCAGAAACATACCGATCGGTTCTAGCACAGTTGGATTGAATCGTGTTTCTTGGAATGGAACGAACGATCAGGGGCAGGCCGTTTCCAATGGTCAGTACATCGTAACCATTACAACTAACAAGTATCGATTTTCGAAGATATTGATGATGGCGCGATAG
- a CDS encoding class I SAM-dependent methyltransferase produces the protein MDFKHKSKLPWLSHFIYSLKHRGLMNTCSLGLKEWKKERELGISTFGNRSSDELTISCNSKEGGHLYQPSSSVIFEKAMNTLPFNFKEKVFLDIGSGKGRALILAAESGFRKVIGIEYANELNDIAYTNVELVKDRFPNTEFHLEEGDALTYSIPSEVDVIYLFNPFDEQAISELMKRVKPHFKLDKEIYLVYVHPVHSPCVEEFLGKPISVITNRKGMPDVAIFCNRSA, from the coding sequence GTGGACTTTAAACATAAAAGCAAACTACCGTGGCTCAGCCATTTTATCTATTCTCTGAAGCACAGAGGATTGATGAATACCTGTTCATTAGGTTTAAAAGAATGGAAGAAAGAACGCGAATTGGGGATCAGCACCTTCGGTAACCGTTCTTCTGACGAATTGACCATAAGCTGCAATTCCAAAGAAGGCGGCCATTTATATCAACCATCCAGTTCAGTCATATTCGAAAAAGCGATGAACACACTTCCTTTCAACTTTAAGGAAAAGGTTTTTCTCGATATCGGTTCCGGCAAAGGACGCGCGTTGATATTGGCAGCCGAAAGTGGTTTCCGAAAAGTGATAGGCATTGAGTATGCCAACGAATTGAATGACATCGCTTATACGAATGTCGAATTGGTCAAAGACCGTTTCCCAAATACAGAATTCCATCTGGAAGAAGGCGATGCGCTCACCTACTCCATTCCTTCAGAAGTAGATGTAATCTATCTGTTTAACCCATTTGATGAACAGGCCATTTCTGAGTTGATGAAACGTGTGAAACCTCATTTCAAATTGGATAAGGAGATCTATTTGGTTTACGTGCACCCCGTTCACAGCCCATGCGTAGAGGAATTCTTAGGAAAACCGATTTCAGTGATTACCAACAGAAAAGGGATGCCAGATGTGGCGATTTTCTGTAATCGCTCTGCTTAG
- a CDS encoding T9SS type A sorting domain-containing protein yields MNRFLSIAFLLTPFFGFSQCSVSLGDDIVQCNGNPFTLEPVYSGGIGQDSLRIVYDATQGQSGLVGASQVYIHSGIQTVPFGPWEYVIGNWGLNDGVGQMTSLGNNLWSITLNVEDYYGYPGGTNVIGLWMIFRNGDGSASGRDNNGNDIFLETSNNNASTFGGVSATDIAGGTGSFSWSTGAQTTTINVTQSGSYTVTYTDGLGCVSTDEIQVTFGSGNVQVNLGPDMSLCDGESITLDAGSGFSSYDWSSGASTQTLVVTEPGDYAVTVTDQAGCTGIDLINIQTGTSPVADFEYNAVVGTTVSFTDIGSGATTIYWDFNGDGNTDATSAEGASVEYDFGSESVFGVVMIAENGCGADTSSQNVLVQDVGIEELKSKLGFSAYPNPVNEQVSFGFSNQSALIQTFAMMDVQGRVIFSKSNIVGTKAIVDLSSFIPGTYLLKVETSEGIIYERILKQ; encoded by the coding sequence ATGAATCGATTTCTTTCCATTGCTTTCCTACTGACACCGTTCTTCGGATTTTCTCAGTGTTCCGTCAGTTTAGGTGACGATATTGTTCAATGCAACGGCAATCCATTCACCTTGGAGCCGGTCTATTCCGGTGGAATTGGGCAAGATTCTTTGCGAATTGTTTACGATGCGACACAAGGTCAGAGCGGTCTGGTTGGTGCTTCGCAGGTTTATATTCATTCGGGAATTCAAACAGTTCCTTTTGGTCCTTGGGAGTATGTAATCGGTAACTGGGGGTTGAATGATGGTGTAGGGCAAATGACATCTCTAGGTAATAACCTTTGGTCTATCACTCTTAATGTAGAAGATTATTACGGTTATCCAGGAGGAACGAATGTGATCGGATTATGGATGATATTCCGTAATGGAGATGGATCTGCGTCTGGTCGAGATAATAACGGCAATGACATTTTTCTGGAGACGTCAAACAATAACGCCAGCACTTTTGGAGGTGTTTCTGCTACTGATATTGCTGGAGGTACAGGTTCGTTCAGTTGGAGCACTGGTGCGCAAACAACTACTATCAACGTAACGCAGAGCGGTAGTTATACTGTTACGTATACAGATGGACTTGGATGTGTGAGCACAGACGAGATACAAGTGACTTTCGGTTCGGGTAATGTTCAGGTTAACCTCGGACCTGATATGTCTTTATGCGATGGAGAAAGCATTACGCTTGATGCGGGTTCTGGATTCAGTTCTTATGATTGGTCTTCTGGCGCAAGTACTCAAACATTAGTTGTGACCGAGCCAGGCGATTATGCCGTTACCGTAACAGATCAAGCAGGTTGTACAGGAATTGACCTGATCAATATTCAAACTGGAACTTCTCCGGTTGCTGATTTCGAATACAATGCTGTGGTAGGAACAACCGTGAGTTTTACGGACATTGGTTCGGGTGCCACTACCATTTATTGGGATTTCAACGGAGATGGAAATACGGATGCCACATCGGCTGAGGGAGCTTCTGTTGAATACGATTTTGGTTCAGAAAGCGTGTTTGGAGTTGTAATGATTGCAGAGAATGGCTGCGGAGCGGATACATCATCTCAGAATGTGCTCGTTCAAGACGTGGGAATTGAAGAATTGAAATCGAAACTTGGTTTTTCAGCTTATCCGAACCCAGTAAATGAACAGGTAAGCTTCGGGTTTTCAAACCAAAGCGCTTTAATTCAAACCTTTGCAATGATGGATGTGCAGGGAAGAGTGATCTTCTCAAAATCCAATATTGTTGGAACTAAAGCAATCGTTGATCTGTCAAGCTTTATTCCAGGAACCTATCTATTGAAAGTTGAAACATCAGAAGGAATCATTTACGAACGCATTTTAAAACAATAA
- a CDS encoding T9SS type A sorting domain-containing protein: MRTLFSLALCSLYLNSQAQQINWNATAPLTALEDTFNLPWPSWAFSHWVWEDESTQASALQVVDDYIARDIPVSAIIIDSPWETGYNTFEWDTTLFEDAQAMIDSLHARDVKVVMWITGIINIDEGAIYDYAKDQGYFMKQLPFDNNPAVVNWWKGDGSLIDWFNPDAVAWWKGLMDNMLDMGIDGWKCDGTDFSAIQTPWSDGANGFVSRLDYSHAYYQLHFDYTWEVLGDDRIIMARPIDNYGLADVGGDQVSFSPVQTGFAAWVGDQDATFEGLTWALNSMYHSYEMGYLSFGSDIGGYREDDNYPGGRSKELFIRWAQLGTFSGLMENGGGGEHRPWMFDQETEDIYRDLVEKRYNMLHYLMVNSESYFANGQSLMQFFNKTDYSYMLGPDIFVTPFLAEGTSITVNFPEGYEWIYLYDNNQVYTGGTTETFTVPYTEFPIFTKGNPLGIAEQNETLVSMYPNPSEGLLTIQLNNTDFNGARLELMDVSGKMVHSSGLTTAKTQLDISQLNQGVYICKVIQNGNYAIRKVILN, from the coding sequence ATGCGCACACTTTTTAGCCTTGCCCTTTGCTCCCTGTATTTGAATTCACAGGCACAGCAGATCAATTGGAATGCAACCGCTCCACTTACCGCATTAGAAGACACTTTCAACCTTCCGTGGCCCTCATGGGCATTTTCGCACTGGGTTTGGGAGGATGAAAGCACACAGGCAAGCGCCCTGCAAGTTGTGGACGATTACATCGCAAGAGACATTCCCGTTAGCGCCATCATCATTGATAGTCCATGGGAAACGGGTTACAACACCTTTGAATGGGACACCACCCTGTTTGAGGACGCGCAGGCCATGATTGATTCCTTGCATGCACGTGATGTGAAAGTGGTGATGTGGATAACGGGAATCATCAACATTGATGAAGGCGCGATTTACGATTATGCAAAAGACCAAGGCTATTTTATGAAGCAGTTGCCGTTCGACAACAACCCTGCGGTGGTGAATTGGTGGAAAGGTGATGGAAGTCTGATTGATTGGTTCAATCCAGATGCAGTTGCATGGTGGAAAGGCCTAATGGACAACATGCTGGATATGGGCATTGACGGTTGGAAATGTGATGGCACCGACTTTTCTGCTATTCAAACGCCTTGGTCTGATGGCGCCAATGGCTTCGTTTCCCGATTGGATTATTCGCACGCTTACTATCAGCTTCATTTCGACTACACGTGGGAGGTTCTGGGCGATGACCGCATCATTATGGCCAGACCGATTGATAATTATGGCTTAGCTGATGTAGGTGGTGATCAAGTATCGTTCTCCCCTGTCCAGACAGGTTTTGCAGCTTGGGTCGGTGATCAGGATGCCACCTTTGAAGGACTTACTTGGGCCTTGAATAGCATGTACCATTCTTACGAAATGGGCTACCTATCTTTTGGTTCAGACATTGGCGGTTATCGTGAGGATGATAATTATCCTGGAGGTCGTTCGAAAGAGCTTTTTATCCGTTGGGCGCAGTTGGGCACCTTTAGCGGACTGATGGAAAACGGTGGTGGCGGAGAACATCGTCCTTGGATGTTTGATCAGGAAACCGAAGATATTTATCGAGACTTGGTTGAGAAACGTTACAACATGCTCCATTACCTGATGGTAAACAGCGAATCGTACTTCGCCAACGGGCAATCGCTGATGCAGTTCTTCAATAAGACAGACTACAGTTACATGCTTGGTCCTGACATTTTTGTAACACCATTTTTGGCCGAAGGCACTTCCATCACCGTCAATTTCCCAGAAGGGTATGAATGGATCTATCTCTACGACAACAATCAGGTCTATACAGGTGGAACCACGGAAACATTTACGGTTCCATACACAGAGTTTCCCATTTTCACCAAGGGAAATCCATTGGGAATTGCTGAGCAAAATGAAACCTTGGTATCCATGTATCCGAATCCGAGTGAGGGTCTATTGACCATTCAACTGAACAACACCGATTTCAATGGCGCACGTTTGGAACTGATGGATGTATCGGGTAAAATGGTCCATTCAAGTGGTTTGACTACGGCCAAAACACAGTTAGACATCAGCCAGCTCAACCAAGGAGTGTATATCTGCAAAGTGATTCAGAATGGTAATTATGCCATTCGCAAAGTGATATTGAACTGA
- a CDS encoding PH domain-containing protein: MTTTFRSRISVALLLFILVMFTPILFLTKGNVGSGELVAAIATIAGSLAIVLLLLLGMRYEVSDSTLSIKLGPVNYGKIPLSEITSVKRSYNPLSSPASSLKRLLVKSKSKSVLISPAQEKEFIQLLKTRNPQIKVVVNDKNDWWRFWDWDI, encoded by the coding sequence GTGACAACAACATTCCGATCAAGAATAAGTGTGGCTCTACTCCTATTCATCTTGGTCATGTTTACGCCTATTCTGTTTTTAACAAAGGGAAATGTGGGTTCGGGTGAACTTGTAGCGGCTATAGCCACCATTGCTGGTTCGCTAGCAATTGTGCTACTGCTACTGTTGGGAATGCGGTATGAAGTATCGGATTCCACGCTGAGTATCAAACTCGGCCCCGTAAACTATGGAAAGATTCCACTGAGCGAGATCACATCAGTGAAGCGTAGTTACAATCCGCTTTCGTCTCCAGCATCATCGCTCAAACGCTTGCTTGTTAAATCAAAATCTAAAAGCGTGCTCATTTCTCCTGCACAGGAAAAGGAATTCATTCAATTGTTAAAGACACGAAACCCACAGATAAAAGTTGTGGTGAACGACAAGAATGACTGGTGGCGCTTTTGGGATTGGGATATTTGA
- a CDS encoding TonB-dependent receptor family protein — MFNIHLRSFTIFFLAVLLHVSVAMAQRPGPGQGERPAGRTVSGSVVDEKGNSVPYASVALRSKRDSTFLRGTATVLDGAFELQLRPGMYELTVSFISYQDKVMDLDLREADVNIGKLSIEPKAELVDEVVISADKSYMELKLDKRVYNVDKDPNNVGKNAQDILETVPSVQVDVDGTVSLRGSSNVRILIDGKPSGLTGISTQDALRQLPGNLIEKIEVVTNASAKYDAEGDAGILNIVLKKDKRAGLNGSFEVNAGYPHNYGASANLNYRTGKFNFFTSIGGQYRQRPGNGRSFQQFFLEDTSFAYERTRQQIRAGVSANGRFGIDYFIDKKTNLTASGMYSRSWNNNTSELNYTDIDENGTVTQQVVRTEKETEPQQNIEANLNFRHTFKTEEQLLTADVRWFVSDDHDKSDLLERGTDYVLNQRTDNVENERTWLFQTDYVHPFNEKVRLETGLKATIRKIDNNYQVDQQNDSTAAWEVLSQFDNNFIYTENVYAAYLMASGKVKRFSMQGGLRAEYSDIRTDLVKTNVKNYRSYISFFPSAHLNYEFASNNSLQLSYSRRISRPRFRDLIPFSSLSDNRNFRAGNPNLNPVFTHSIELGHLKTWDNGTLLSSVYYRHSDGVVQRVSRSDSTGLITTSPINLSKEDAAGVELSFSYSLFKWWRTTFNANIYYSITNGQYENQSFYAETFTANGRFTSKWTIVKKVNIQTSFMYNAPRNTPQGKNLSMYSWDIGLTMDVLKGNGTLTLSARDILNSRRRRWEIDTPTLVSTNDFQWMTRQFVVSFAYRLNQKKKRERGGRGEAGEMDGGGDDY, encoded by the coding sequence ATGTTCAACATCCATTTAAGGTCATTTACCATCTTCTTTCTAGCAGTGCTTTTGCATGTTTCTGTGGCCATGGCGCAACGCCCTGGCCCCGGACAAGGCGAGCGACCAGCAGGCAGAACTGTGAGCGGTAGCGTGGTGGATGAAAAAGGCAACTCGGTGCCTTATGCGTCTGTTGCCCTGCGCTCAAAACGCGATTCAACCTTCTTACGAGGAACAGCCACCGTCCTTGACGGTGCCTTTGAATTGCAGCTGAGACCTGGTATGTATGAATTGACAGTCTCTTTCATTTCGTATCAGGATAAGGTGATGGACCTTGACCTTCGGGAAGCAGACGTGAATATCGGCAAGCTGAGCATTGAACCAAAAGCAGAACTGGTGGATGAGGTGGTGATATCGGCAGATAAGAGCTACATGGAACTGAAGCTTGATAAGCGGGTGTATAACGTGGATAAGGACCCGAATAATGTGGGAAAGAATGCACAGGATATTCTAGAAACGGTGCCTTCTGTGCAGGTGGATGTGGATGGCACGGTGAGCCTCAGGGGTAGTTCGAATGTGCGTATTCTGATTGACGGGAAACCTTCTGGACTGACAGGAATCAGCACGCAGGATGCCTTGCGCCAGCTGCCCGGAAATCTAATAGAGAAAATTGAGGTGGTAACCAATGCCTCGGCCAAATATGATGCAGAAGGCGATGCGGGTATTTTGAATATTGTGCTTAAAAAAGACAAACGTGCCGGTCTGAATGGCAGTTTCGAAGTCAATGCAGGTTATCCGCACAACTATGGCGCTTCGGCCAATCTGAATTACCGAACAGGCAAGTTCAATTTCTTTACCAGCATTGGAGGGCAGTACCGACAGCGACCGGGTAATGGACGCTCATTCCAACAGTTCTTTCTGGAAGACACGAGCTTTGCCTACGAACGCACTCGCCAACAGATTCGCGCAGGGGTTTCGGCCAACGGGCGTTTTGGCATCGACTATTTCATTGACAAGAAAACGAACCTCACTGCATCGGGCATGTACAGCCGCTCGTGGAACAACAACACTTCCGAACTCAACTACACGGATATTGACGAGAACGGAACCGTGACCCAGCAGGTAGTTCGAACAGAAAAAGAGACGGAACCACAACAGAACATAGAGGCCAACCTGAATTTCAGACACACGTTTAAAACGGAAGAACAGCTTCTTACTGCTGACGTGCGCTGGTTTGTGAGTGATGATCACGACAAGAGCGACCTGTTGGAACGAGGTACGGACTATGTGCTCAATCAGCGCACAGATAATGTGGAAAATGAGCGGACGTGGTTGTTCCAGACAGATTATGTGCATCCATTCAATGAAAAGGTGCGGCTGGAAACGGGTCTAAAGGCCACCATTCGAAAGATTGACAACAACTATCAGGTAGACCAACAGAACGATTCCACTGCGGCTTGGGAGGTACTGAGTCAGTTCGACAATAATTTCATTTACACGGAAAACGTGTATGCCGCCTATCTGATGGCCAGTGGCAAGGTCAAACGGTTCTCAATGCAAGGTGGCTTGCGTGCGGAATATTCCGACATCCGAACTGATCTGGTAAAGACCAACGTCAAAAATTACCGCAGCTACATCAGCTTCTTTCCTTCAGCTCATCTTAACTACGAGTTTGCATCCAACAATTCGCTGCAACTGAGCTATAGCCGAAGGATAAGCCGACCTCGTTTCCGCGACCTGATTCCTTTTTCTAGCCTTTCCGACAATCGGAATTTCCGTGCGGGTAACCCGAATCTGAATCCGGTATTCACACACTCTATCGAATTGGGACATCTGAAAACATGGGACAATGGAACCCTGCTTTCGAGCGTGTATTATCGCCACAGCGATGGGGTCGTTCAGCGGGTATCGCGTTCAGACAGCACCGGACTCATCACTACTTCTCCCATCAACCTAAGTAAAGAGGATGCGGCTGGAGTTGAGCTCAGTTTCTCTTACAGCCTATTTAAATGGTGGCGCACCACCTTCAATGCCAACATCTACTATTCCATTACAAATGGCCAGTACGAAAATCAGTCGTTCTATGCCGAGACCTTTACCGCCAACGGACGGTTTACCAGCAAATGGACCATTGTGAAGAAGGTCAACATTCAGACCTCATTCATGTACAATGCGCCTCGAAATACGCCACAGGGCAAGAATCTGAGCATGTATTCGTGGGATATTGGCCTGACGATGGATGTGCTGAAAGGAAATGGAACGCTGACGCTGAGTGCCCGAGATATTCTTAACTCACGCAGAAGACGGTGGGAAATTGACACACCTACACTGGTTTCAACCAACGATTTTCAATGGATGACGCGACAATTCGTGGTCAGTTTTGCCTATCGACTCAATCAGAAAAAGAAACGCGAACGTGGTGGCCGTGGAGAAGCTGGCGAAATGGATGGCGGTGGCGATGATTATTGA